A single window of Mycosarcoma maydis chromosome 1, whole genome shotgun sequence DNA harbors:
- a CDS encoding G-protein beta subunit Bpp1, with product MSAPAADLQERIAAARREADGLKEKIRAKKDQMADTSLRAMANDIEPLPRIVMKPRRTLKGHLAKIYAMHWASDKRHLVSASQDGKLIVWDAYTTNKVHAIPLRSSWVMTCAYAPSGNSVACGGLDNICSIYSLRGRDPHNIKVGRELSAHTGYLSCCRFLNDQQILTSSGDMSCILWDIDSGTRISEFNDHTGDVMSISLSSNPNVFVSGACDAVAKVWDIRSGKAVQTFAGHESDINAVQFFPNGDAFATGSDDASCRLFDLRADRELNTYTHDNILCGITSVGFSVSGRILFAGYDDYTCNVWDTLKGERVGVLAAHENRVSCLGVSADGMALCTGSWDSRLLIWA from the coding sequence ATgtcagcaccagcagccgATTTGCAGGAGCGCATTGCCGCCGCTCGTCGCGAGGCCGACGGTCTCAAGGAAAAGATCCGTGCCAAGAAGGATCAAATGGCGGATACCAGTCTTCGAGCTATGGCCAACGACATCGAACCTCTGCCCAGAATTGTCATGAAGCCACGAAGAACGCTCAAAGGTCACCTCGCCAAGATTTACGCCATGCACTGGGCCAGCGACAAGCGTCACCTTGTCTCGGCTTCCCAGGATGGAAAGCTCATCGTCTGGGATGCCTACACCACCAACAAGGTCCATGCCATCCCTCTTCGCTCTTCATGGGTCATGACCTGCGCTTACGCTCCCTCGGGCAACTCGGTCGCCTGCGGTGGTCTCGACAATATTTGCAGTATCTACTCGCTCCGCGGCCGCGACCCGCACAACATCAAGGTCGGAAGGGAACTTTCGGCGCACACCGGCTACCTCAGTTGTTGTCGCTTCCTAAACGACCAACAGATCCTCACCTCGTCCGGAGACATGAGCTGTATCCTCTGGGACATTGACTCGGGCACCCGCATCTCTGAGTTCAACGACCACACCGGTGATGTTAtgagcatctcgctcagctcCAACCCCAACGTCTTTGTCTCGGGTGCCTGCGATGCCGTTGCAAAGGTGTGGGACATCCGAAGCGGCAAGGCCGTCCAGACATTTGCTGGCCACGAGAGCGACATCAATGCCGTCCAATTCTTCCCCAACGGCGATGCATTTGCTACCGGTTCCGACGACGCCTCGTGCCGCCTCTTTGACCTCCGAGCCGATCGTGAGCTCAACACGTACACCCACGACAACATTCTCTGCGGTATCACCTCGGTCGGCTTCTCGGTATCGGGTCGTATCCTCTTTGCCGGCTACGACGACTATACCTGCAACGTTTGGGATACTCTCAAGGGCGAGCGTGTGGGTGTGCTCGCAGCGCACGAGAACCGTGTATCGTGCCTCGGTGTCAGCGCCGACGGTATGGCGCTTTGCACGGGCAGCTGGGACTCGCGCCTCCTCATCTGGGCTTAA